One region of Armigeres subalbatus isolate Guangzhou_Male chromosome 3, GZ_Asu_2, whole genome shotgun sequence genomic DNA includes:
- the LOC134226273 gene encoding glycerol-3-phosphate phosphatase-like, with translation MQNCSRFSYRLLSTMYKNSGTSLATLSATEIKEWINSFDTVLTDCDGVIWVDNDTLPHATEVINKFIENGKKMFFVTNNSTKTRPEFVTKAVKMGFNVDVDNIISTAYLAAQYLKNIGFTKKVYVVGSTGITRELDAVGIPHTGVGPDVLEGTLADAVKNFTPDPEVGAVIVGFDEHFNFIKMMKAASYLDKPGVIFIGTNTDERFPMPDCVIPGTGSIVNAVTTCAERQPTVMGKPNKHICDILEKEYKVDPSRTLMIGDRLNTDIMLGKNCGFQTLLVETGIHKAADFAKSDDATAVECVPDVYTSKLGDLLPYL, from the exons ATGCAAAACTGCTCTCGTTTCAG CTATCGTCTGTTGTCAACCATGTACAAGAACTCCGGAACGAGTCTAGCCACTCTTAGTGCAACTGAAATCAAAGAGTGGATCAACTCTTTCGATACGGTTTTGACTGATTGTGATG GCGTTATATGGGTTGACAATGACACGCTGCCGCATGCCACTGAAGTTATCAACAAGTTCATCGAAAATGGAAAGAAGATGTTCTTCGTGACAAACAATTCGACCAAAACCCGTCCCGAATTTGTAACAAAAGCAGTCAAGATGGGATTTAATGTTGATGTC GATAATATAATCTCCACTGCTTACCTAGCGGCGCAATATCTGAAAAATATTGGATTCAccaaaaaagtctacgtagtcGGTTCTACTGGAATCACTCGGGAGCTGGATGCCGTCGGTATCCCCCATACCGGCGTTGGCCCGGATGTCCTTGAAGGAACTCTTGCCGACGCTGTGAAGAATTTTACCCCGGATCCAGAAGTAGGAGCCGTAATTGTAGGATTCGATgagcatttcaatttcatcaaaatgatgAAAGCGGCATCCTATCTGGATAAGCCCGGTGTAATCTTTATTGGGACCAACACGGACGAGCGGTTCCCCATGCCCGACTGCGTCATTCCCGGAACGGGAAGCATTGTTAACGCGGTGACGACCTGTGCCGAGCGGCAGCCAACGGTGATGGGAAAGCCAAATAAACACATTTGTGACATTCTGGAGAAAGAGTACAAGGTGGACCCGAGCCGGACACTCATGATCGGGGATCGACTGAACACGGATATCATGCTAGGAAAGAATTGCGGATTTCAGACATTGCTGGTTGAGACTGGAATCCATAAGGCCGCCGATTTCGCGAAATCGGACGATGCCACAGCTGTAGAATGCGTGCCGGATGTGTACACTAGTAAATTAGGAGATTTGCTGCCTTATTTATGA